One Solanum lycopersicum chromosome 2, SLM_r2.1 genomic region harbors:
- the LOC101268823 gene encoding uncharacterized protein yields MRSLKKCSGEDVAYHLLVTVVAAVLLQAIGAFSVATPNTGCYALDNSSHIHDFSSWIGQPFEYEGKGKDADLVVRFCKDVESRSQAGYVDYGRFDKLNFFRAGSGHVSFIQEYFNGDLMNCEQSYDKMGRTAKVNIICGNCPHGQCKGGLGCICNVEYESACRTVVELAVPCEKPGLRVFEGFTVGFHPRSWEIVYNGLTQLGYEEAHKEFSFNTAQTRVALYMTAIASVSGSVQKPLVKVSPEQGLKVTLSGSAATGGSPTTLSPTSLLIDWRCDVARDNPYEVEVTIPIENYDPVQFTLTKMCEYQQSEGGGAAGGWAIFGVLSCIVLVASTLFCCGGFIYKTRVYNQRGLDALPGMTLLSACLETVSGVGHGYSRPEDVNNPFANQASWERQPASTQATGRTSEVRYGSI; encoded by the exons ATGAGGAGCCTAAAAAAATGCTCTGGTGAAGATGTGGCGTATCATTTGCTAGTCACAGTAGTAGCAG CTGTATTGTTGCAAGCAATCGGAGCTTTTTCAGTTGCCACACCAAATACTGGTTGCTATGCTCTGGATAACTCCAGCCATATTCATGATTTT AGTAGTTGGATTGGACAACCATTTGAGTATGAGGGGAAGGGGAAG GATGCTGACTTGGTGGTTCGATTTTGCAAAGATGTTGAGTCTAGATCGCAAGCG GGATATGTGGACTATGGCAGATTTGataaactcaacttttttcGTGCTGGGTCAGGACATGTCAGCTTCATTCAG GAATATTTTAATGGTGACCTGATGAACTGTGAGCAGAGTTATGATAAGATGGGCCGAACAGCTAAG GTCAATATTATATGTGGAAACTGCCCTCATGGACAATGCAAAG GCGGACTTGGATGCATCTGCAATGTTGAATATGAGTCTGCTTGTAG AACTGTCGTCGAACTTGCCGTTCCATGTGAGAAACCAGGTCTGCGCGTCTTTGAAGGTTTCACTGTTGGTTTTCATCCACGGTCATGGGAAATT GTTTACAATGGCTTGACTCAATTGGGCTATGAAGAAGCTCACAAGGAATTCAG CTTCAACACTGCACAAACTCGTGTAGCCCTTTATATGACCGCGATTGCTTCGGTTTCAGGTTCTGTGCAGAAACCATTAGTAAAG GTTTCTCCGGAGCAAGGATTAAAGGTCACATTATCTGGTTCAGCAGCAACTGGGGGATCACCAACAACTTTGTCACCAACATCATTACTGATTGACTGGAGAT GTGATGTTGCTCGTGATAACCCATATGAAGTTGAGGTCACCATTCCTATAGAAAACTATGATCCTGTTCAGTTCACCCTCACAAAGATGTGTG AATATCAGCAAAGCGAAGGTGGAGGTGCTGCAGGAGGATGGGCCATATTTGGAGTATTATCGTGCAT AGTATTAGTTGCCTCAACACTATTCTGCTGTGGAGGGTTCATTTACAAGACACGGGTGTATAATCAG CGTGGGCTTGATGCATTGCCTGGAATGACACTTTTATCCGCATGTTTGGAAACT GTAAGTGGGGTAGGCCATGGCTATTCACGACCAGAAGATGTCAATAATCCATTTGCAAATCAAGCTTCATGGGAGCGTCAACCTGCTTCTACTCAAGCAACAGGGAGAACTAGTGAAGTTAGGTACGGATCAATCTGA
- the LOC101268534 gene encoding uncharacterized protein, with protein sequence MAKHSSVAMALFRKRWLTVVALLVMVSVTTAIAFIVRASLESSCDCRLYATNQKRYNASPELTKPIGVAVTQSPLSFMKSRLVLLVSHELSLSGGPLLLMELAFLLRGVGAEVCWITNQRPSETNNIVYSLEHKMLHRGVQVVSAKGQEAIDTALKADLVVLNTAVAGKWLDAVLKEHVSEVLPKVLWWIHEMRGHYFSLDYVKHLPYVAGAMIDSHVTAEYWKNRTQERLRIKMPKTHVVHLGNSNELMEIAEDSVAKRILREHVRESLGVRNEDILFSLINSVTRGKGQDLFLRSFYESLQIIQERKLQLPSIHAVVVGSDMTSHSKFETELRNFVISKKIQNYVHFVNKTLTVAPYLAAVDVLVQNSQARGECFGRITIEAMAFQLPVLGTAAGGTQEIVTNGTTGLLHPVGKEGIMPLAKNIVRLATHVERRLTMGKKGYEKVKETFLEHHMEERIAGVLKDVLQKAMEHQRT encoded by the exons ATGGCGAAGCATTCTTCCGTGGCGATGGCTCTGTTTCGAAAACGCTGGCTGACTGTTGTAGCGCTCCTTGTGATGGTTTCAGTTACCACTGCCATTGCTTTTATCGTCAGAGCTAGCCTTGAGTCCTCCTGTGATTGCCGCTTATATGCGACTAATCAGAAGCGGTATAACGCTTCTCCGGAATTAACTAAACCGATTGGGGTAGCTGTCACTCAGAGCCCACTCAGTTTCATGAAGTCTAGGCTTGTGCTTCTTGTCTCCCATGAGCTTTCCCTTTCTG GTGGACCTCTGTTGTTGATGGAGCTGGCATTTTTGTTGAGAGGTGTTGGTGCTGAAGTCTGTTGGATCACAAATCAAAGGCCATCTGAAACAAATAACATTGTATACAGTTTGGAGCACAAAATGTTACACCGAGGAGTTCAG GTTGTCTCTGCGAAGGGCCAGGAGGCAATAGATACTGCTTTGAAAGCTGACTTGGTTGTTTTAAACACTGCCGTTGCTGGGAAATGGTTGGATGCTGTTCTTAAGGAACACGTTTCTGAAGTCCTTCCCAAAGTTTTGTGGTGGATCCATGAAATGCGCGGTCATTACTTCAGTCTAGATTATGTGAAACACCTTCCATATGTTGCTGGTGCAATGATTGATTCACATGTAACAGCTGAATACTGGAAGAATAGGACACAGGAACGGCTAAG gATCAAAATGCCCAAAACCCATGTCGTTCATCTTGGCAACAGCAATGAGCTAATGGAAATTGCTGAAGATAGTGTGGCAAAAAGGATTTTGAGGGAACATGTTCGTGAATCTCTTGGAGTTCGAAACGAAGATATACTGTTCTCCCTCATAAATA GTGTTACTCGTGGGAAGGGTCAAGACTTATTTTTACGGTCGTTTTATGAGAGCTTGCAGATTATTCAAGAACGGAAGTTACAATTACCATCAATTCATGCTGTTGTTGTAGGGAGTGACATGACTAGTCATAGTAAATTTGAGACAGAGCTTAGGAACTTTGTCATATCAAAGAAGATCCAGAATTATGTTCATTTTGTTAATAAGACACTGACGGTAGCCCCATATCTTGCTGCAGTTGATGTTCTTGTTCAGAATTCTCAG GCACGAGGTGAATGCTTTGGTAGGATTACTATTGAGGCGATGGCGTTTCAGCTGCCTGTGTTG GGAACTGCTGCTGGTGGCACCCAAGAAATTGTAACAAATGGAACAACTGGTCTTCTACATCCTGTGGGGAAAGAAGGGATAATGCCTCTTGCAAAAAACATTGTTAGATTAGCCACTCACGTTGAGAGGAGGCTTACAATGGGTAAAAAAGGGTATGAGAAGGTTAAAGAGACTTTTCTGGAGCATCACATGGAAGAAAGAATTGCAGGAGTTCTAAAGGACGTGTTGCAAAAAGCAATGGAACATCAAAGGACATGA
- the LOC101260303 gene encoding pentatricopeptide repeat-containing protein At5g44230, translating to MVSLARKLIASRNPIPTSRSYEFGNPEVFVPFSRLQETKLLESHLVSLLDNCSSLNQIKQVHAHVIRRGLDQCCYVLAKLIRLLTKINVPMDPYPRLVFHQVEYRNPFLWTALIRGYSIQGPLKEAVSLYNAMRRESISPVSFTFTALLKGSSDELELNLGRQIHCQSIKLGGFCEDLFVHNILIDMYVKCGWLDYGRKVFDEMSERDVISWTSLIVAYSKAGDMAAAAEMFERLPVKDLVAWTAMVSGFAQNAKPREALEFFHRMQSEGVETDELTLVGVISACAQLGAAKYANWVRDMAEGYGFGPANHVMVGSALIDMYSKCGNVEEAYKVFEKMKEKNVFSYSSMIMGFAMHGCANAALDLFEEMVKTEVKPNKVTFIGVLMACTHAGLVERGRNLFDTMEKHYSVEPSVEHYACMIDLLGRAGQLEEARELIKAMPMEPNSGVWGALLGACRIHGNPDIAEVAANHLFELEPDSIGNYVLLANTYASAGRWEDVLGVRKSIKQKLLRKDPSRSWIEGKEGVIHEFYAGDMTHPNSKEIKEALEDLIGRLKSHGYEPNLSSVPYDLNEEHKRRILLTHSEKLALAYGLLITDSAGSTIKIMKNLRICEDCHSFMGGASQITGREIIVRDNKRFHHFRNGVCSCGNFW from the coding sequence ATGGTTTCACTTGCTCGGAAGCTGATCGCATCAAGGAACCCTATTCCAACATCCAGAAGCTACGAGTTCGGAAATCCAGAAGTCTTCGTCCCATTTTCCCGGCTTCAAGAGACAAAACTCTTAGAATCTCATCTAGTTTCACTTCTTGACAACTGTAGCAGCCTAAATCAGATCAAACAAGTACATGCTCACGTTATCCGCAGAGGTCTCGACCAATGCTGCTATGTTCTCGCAAAGCTAATCCGTTTGCTCACAAAAATAAATGTCCCAATGGACCCATATCCCCGTCTTGTGTTTCACCAAGTGGAATACCGCAACCCTTTTCTATGGACCGCGTTAATTCGGGGTTATTCAATTCAAGGACCACTGAAAGAGGCGGTGAGTTTGTATAATGCTAtgagaagggaaagtatatcGCCTGTTTCTTTTACTTTCACGGCTTTGCTCAAGGGTTCTAGCGATGAGCTTGAGTTGAATTTAGGTAGGCAGATTCATTGTCAGAGCATAAAGCTTGGTGGATTCTGTGAAGATTTGTTTGTTCATAATATTTTGATTGATATGTATGTTAAATGTGGCTGGTTGGATTATGGTCGAAAGGTGTTCGATGAAATGTCTGAGAGGGATGTGATTTCGTGGACTTCGTTAATTGTTGCGTATTCGAAGGCTGGAGATATGGCGGCAGCTGCTGAGATGTTTGAGAGATTGCCTGTGAAAGATTTGGTTGCATGGACGGCTATGGTGTCAGGTTTTGCCCAGAATGCTAAACCAAGGGAGGCATTGGAGTTCTTCCATAGAATGCAGTCTGAAGGTGTTGAGACTGATGAGTTGACATTAGTTGGGGTTATTTCAGCTTGTGCACAGTTAGGGGCTGCTAAGTATGCAAATTGGGTTCGTGATATGGCAGAGGGATATGGTTTTGGACCTGCCAATCATGTTATGGTAGGGTCTGCATTGATTGATATGTACTCCAAGTGTGGGAATGTGGAGGAAGCATACAAGGTTTTCGAGAAGATGAAGGAAAAGAATGTGTTCTCATATAGTTCGATGATTATGGGTTTTGCAATGCATGGATGTGCGAATGCTGCGCTAGATTTATTTGAAGAAATGGTGAAAACTGAGGTAAAGCCTAATAAGGTGACATTCATTGGTGTTCTTATGGCTTGTACTCATGCAGGTTTGGTAGAGCGGGGTCGAAACCTGTTTGATACAATGGAGAAACATTATAGTGTTGAACCATCAGTAGAACACTATGCTTGCATGATTGATCTCCTTGGCAGGGCTGGGCAACTAGAAGAGGCTCGTGAGCTTATCAAAGCTATGCCAATGGAGCCTAATAGTGGTGTCTGGGGTGCCCTGCTGGGAGCTTGTCGGATTCATGGTAATCCTGATATTGCAGAAGTTGCTGCTAACCATTTATTTGAGCTTGAACCTGATAGCATTGGTAACTATGTCTTGCTTGCCAATACATATGCTTCAGCAGGAAGGTGGGAAGATGTTTTAGGGGTAAGGaaatcaataaaacaaaaattgctGAGAAAGGACCCTTCACGCAGCTGGATTGAAGGCAAAGAGGGGGTGATTCATGAATTCTATGCTGGTGATATGACCCACCCAAATTCTAAAGAGATTAAGGAAGCACTTGAGGATCTTATTGGTCGGCTTAAGTCACATGGATACGAGCCAAATTTAAGCTCTGTACCTTATGATCTGAATGAAGAACATAAAAGGAGAATACTTCTCACACATAGTGAGAAGCTGGCTTTGGCATATGGGCTGCTCATCACTGATTCTGCTGGGTCTACCATCAAGATCATGAAAAATCTAAGAATCTGTGAAGATTGCCACTCCTTCATGGGCGGTGCATCTCAAATCACTGGCAGGGAGATCATTGTCAGGGATAACAAGAGATTTCACCATTTCCGTAATGGTGTATGCTCTTGTGGTAACTTCTGGTAA
- the LOC101268052 gene encoding desiccation-related protein clone PCC6-19 — translation MAHYENQYSAGQALQTDEYGNPVRQTDEYGNPIQQTGGTMGEYGTTGTGYGTQAGHTTGVLGGTGTGYGTQAGHTSGVLGGEQRQHGTLGGMLHRSGSSSSSSSSEDDGHGGRRKKKGIKDKVKEKLPGGHRDDQAHSTATTTTTGYGMEGTHEKKGIMEKIKEKLPGHHGPGHH, via the exons atggcACACTACGAGAACCAATATAGTGCAGGGCAGGCTCTGCAGACGGACGAATACGGCAACCCAGTCCGCCAAACTGACGAATATGGCAACCCAATCCAGCAGACTGGAGGGACCATGGGAGAATATGGAACCACCGGTACCGGCTATGGAACTCAGGCTGGACACACCACTGGCGTGCTTGGTGGCACCGGTACCGGCTATGGAACTCAGGCTGGACACACCAGTGGCGTACTTGGTGGGGAACAACGCCAGCATGGTACTCTTGGTGGCATGCTTCACCGTTCTGGCAGCTCTAGCTCCAGTAGCTCT tctGAGGATGATGGACATGGCGgtagaaggaagaagaaagggaTCAAGGACAAGGTGAAGGAGAAATTGCCAGGAGGTCACAGAGATGATCAAGCCCATTCAACTGCAACAACTACAACTACTGGTTATGGCATGGAAGGCACTCATGAGAAGAAGGGAATTATGGAGAAGATTAAGGAGAAGCTTCCAGGCCATCATGGCCCTGGACACCACTAG
- the TAS14 gene encoding abscisic acid and environmental stress-inducible protein TAS14 gives MAQYGNQDQMRKTDEYGNHVQETGVYQGTGTGGMMGGTGTGGMMGGTGGEYGTQGMGTGTHHHEGQQQLRRSDSSSSSEDDGEGGRRKKGLKEKIMEKMPGQHEGEYGQTTGEEKKGMMDKIKDKIPGMH, from the exons ATGGCACAATACGGCAATCAAGACCAAATGCGCAAGACTGATGAATATGGAAACCATGTCCAAGAAACAGGAGTCTATCAAGGTACCGGTACTGGCGGTATGATGGGGGGCACGGGTACTGGCGGTATGATGGGGGGCACTGGTGGAGAATATGGAACTCAAGGCATGGGTACTGGTACTCATCACCATGAGGGGCAACAGCAGCTTCGTCGATCCGACAGCTCTAGCTCG TCGGAGGATGATGGAGAAGGTGGGAGGAGAAAGAAGGGTTTGAAGGAGAAGATAATGGAGAAGATGCCTGGACAACATGAAGGTGAGTATGGACAAACAACAGGTGAAGAGAAGAAAGGAATGATGGACAAAATCAAGGACAAGATCCCTGGGATGCATTGA